One window of Nicotiana tomentosiformis chromosome 11, ASM39032v3, whole genome shotgun sequence genomic DNA carries:
- the LOC104095790 gene encoding uncharacterized protein, with translation MTLLKRYVLRLFISLKYITANVVDRNNGRIVATASTVEHSMKQSLECGRTCNAKAAAVVGEVLAMRLKVEGLDQGQGNGIHVNVNKEVEKKGFKNQTKVWAIVNGLKNNGVKLILDDNINGSSRPSYH, from the coding sequence ATGACGTTGCTGAAGAGGTATGTGTTGAGATTGTTCATTTCGTTGAAATACATCACTGCAAATGTGGTAGACAGAAACAACGGACGAATAGTAGCAACAGCATCAACAGTAGAACATTCAATGAAACAGTCACTAGAGTGCGGTAGAACTTGCAATGCAAAGGCTGCAGCAGTTGTCGGAGAAGTGTTGGCAATGCGGCTCAAAGTGGAGGGTCTTGATCAGGGACAAGGAAACGGTATCCATGTCAATGTAAATAAGGAGGTTGAGAAGAAAGGTTTCAAGAATCAGACAAAAGTTTGGGCTATAGTTAACGGCCTTAAGAACAATGGAGTGAAACTTATTTTGGATGACAATATAAATGGTAGTTCTCGCCCCAGCTACCACTAA